The proteins below come from a single Sinorhizobium fredii genomic window:
- a CDS encoding hybrid non-ribosomal peptide synthetase/type I polyketide synthase has translation MTAIGEADSNLSGIAIIGMSGRFPGAPSVEALWQMICEGRDAFSKLKPDELEDAFTDEERGSANYVPARPHLPDIELFDAEFFGMFPREAAVTDPQHRVFLEICWEALERAGYDPQKYPGLVGVFAGASMPTYLINNVLGERAKAEEFTSNYQIGCFQQIVGSLTDALATRIAYKFDLRGPAITIQSACSTSLLAVSQACQNLLTYSCDMALAGGVSITVPQRRGYFYQEGGMVSPDGVCRPFDERAAGTVFASGAAVVLLKRVEDALRDGDHIFAVIRGYGVNNDGSEKVGFTAPSVAGQAGAIAAALAGADVDPATIGYVECHGTATPLGDPIEFGGLRAAFAETNERRGSCALGSVKGTVGHLDAAAGVTSLIKAALALQHAKIPGLPNFTRPNPRIDLDGSQFYIPTEMTDWPEGEGPRRAGVSSFGVGGTNVHVVVEEAPVRGEAAGDPPRGPFILPLSARNEAALAAMRLNLRDHLAKMPDGTLAAVAHTLQTGRRAFAHRSAIVANSVSDAVERLGSERVASAVASDRPPVVFMFPGQGSQYVGMGAVLYNCEPEFTRWIDRGTEILRASLKTDLRDFICHAGAVSQAMADEQRETRIAQPCLYLVEYALARLWMSRGLKPSAMIGHSVGEFVAATLADVISFEDGLRLVAARGRLMQAQPQGAMVSVRADVETVTMHLREDVEIAAINAPKLCVVSGTFAGVDATCAALEASGIAFSRLHTSHAFHSAMMDGVTDALREETARVTYGTANLPYVSCVSGSWQTVEQGMSPDYWARHCRAAVRFSQGLETLSREQKPVLLEVGPGRTLSVFAAQTLSRDATHAIVQSLPEHDRAHAASETLAEAHGKLWTAGCDLDWPEKPGPQPSKLLLPTYPFQRQRHWIDAPQSVRRAGDHASAAPALTAERPASIASAPSIEGSPTMEVVKPIPVASRAPKLEASLLNVLADMSGEALGAGDSTATFLELGFDSLFIGQFAQRIEKDYKIKLSFRELLSNIPTVRDLARHLDQQLPPEPANSAEAVAAEPASAARVAVPPAPSAPAPTAAFSAPTASAPPASASGLEGILQSQLLMVQSILSQQLQVLQAGTAERALSAAAPVATTVQPMPMPVTAEAARAVGDGDVGAQRIKLYSPGAKNAASEMTPEKHAFVAELITAYEARNPKSKSFTDRNRRWLADPRTAAGFRQDWKEIVFPVVSDRSKGSRIWDIDGNEYIDLVNGMGQTAFGHAPDFVTEAIKSQVDAGFAIGPQTPLAGEVAELVAAMTGHERVTFCNTGSEAVMAAMRVARTVTGRDRIVVFGNDYHGQFDEVLVKGRNRGGTPVALPVAAGIPAASVTNMTVLRYGDAESLDWIRANAGEIAAVIIEPVQSRHPELRPQAFVRSLREIATASEFALVFDEVVTGFRVDPGGMQAIWGIKGDMATYGKVVGGGMPIGLLVGDSRFMDALDGGHWSYGDDSVPMTAPTFCAGTFVRHPVVLAAARAVLQHIKGDGAALYGRVAERTEALVAEVNADLARRGIPNVVQSYKSWFVTDFGRDDPLGTLLYAKMRMLGIHIQDGYPCFLTTAHSEADFQAIAAAFRESLDAFQAVGILGTPPAEFASPPQTSTPRAARPSAAPLTEAQKEIWLAAQAGDGASCAFNESFTMTIDGQLDEEKLRQALKTVIARHDALQIRFGRAGDHFEFIPDFDLDIGHVDLVGDADREALFARFLEDDAHTPFDLAEGPLARACILHMEPQSHRLVFTAHHIVCDGWSVNVLVEELAKAYSTLVDGATPDLPAALSFATYATDLAPKAEMSNATERFWLDQFAEVPDLPDLPLDHPRPERRNFAGGTVHGQIEADDYKALKKAGAKAGATLFSTLLAALQMVISRLSGQDDIVVAVPSAGQSLLDGQTLVGHCVNLLPLRQQVDASMRFDAHLKATQQLVINAFEHQDYTYGTLVRKLGIKRDMHRLPLTEIQFNLERVPENLDFGGLETRIASNGKAFSNFDMFFNLTEGPQGVRIDVDYNAEVFDRGTVERWIGHLVTLAGALAEDITRPIGQLPLMRASEKNWLVHTLNDSAADYDRDAFVFSLFAEKVKAQPDAAAVEHDGQVLTYAELDRRSDQLATYIQEVVPDPGLRIAVLVERSLDMVVALIAIMKSGHAYVPLDPAHPENRLAQTLEIARVAAVICDSEKSAGLAGSQLQAIRLDRDADAIAAVRSAPKLPTDTTSAAYVIFTSGSTGAPKGVEVSHRALVNFLVSMAKEPGLTDRDTIVAVTTISFDIAGLELYLPLITGGRVVLAGRQAVRDGFALVRLVEQCNATVLQATPTLWQMLVEAGLKRPGLKMLCGGEPLPKALAETLLATGGELWNMYGPTETTIWSSVGKIDAADGPITIGHPIANTQLHILDRTGSIAAIGVTGELHIGGEGLANGYFDRPDLTEKAFVEIDIGTGTPQRFYRTGDVGRRLVDGSLQLLGRRDQQIKLRGFRIELGDIEAVMARAPGIRQCAVVAAHNGRGEKHLVCYLVVEEGGSRPSNAQLSAHAEANLPAHMVPTFWAFEETLPQTANGKLDRKALEQRGLPQRAATVIRVPPRTPMEERLCTIWREVLNSDDIGVEDNLYALGADSLVIFRIAARMLDSGLELEAKHLMMHPSVAELAAFAEARNETDGTLPHPSVPSLRDFRNGARRRIEQVTRA, from the coding sequence ATGACGGCGATTGGCGAAGCAGACAGCAATCTTTCCGGCATCGCCATCATCGGCATGTCAGGCCGCTTTCCCGGAGCTCCTTCGGTGGAAGCCCTGTGGCAGATGATCTGCGAAGGGCGGGATGCCTTTTCCAAGCTGAAACCGGATGAGCTCGAAGACGCTTTCACCGACGAGGAGCGCGGCAGCGCCAACTACGTGCCCGCCCGGCCGCACCTGCCCGACATCGAACTGTTCGACGCCGAGTTTTTCGGCATGTTTCCGCGGGAGGCCGCAGTCACCGACCCGCAGCATCGGGTCTTTCTGGAGATCTGCTGGGAAGCGCTGGAACGCGCCGGCTACGACCCACAGAAATATCCCGGACTTGTCGGCGTTTTCGCCGGCGCTTCAATGCCGACCTATCTCATCAACAACGTACTTGGAGAGCGGGCGAAGGCGGAGGAGTTCACGTCCAACTACCAGATCGGTTGCTTCCAGCAGATCGTCGGCTCCTTGACGGATGCACTGGCGACCCGGATTGCCTACAAGTTTGATCTGCGCGGACCCGCCATCACCATTCAGTCGGCCTGCTCGACGTCGCTGCTGGCGGTATCGCAGGCCTGCCAGAACCTGCTGACCTATAGTTGCGACATGGCGCTCGCCGGTGGCGTGTCGATCACCGTGCCGCAGCGGCGCGGTTATTTCTACCAGGAGGGCGGCATGGTTTCGCCCGATGGGGTTTGCCGACCCTTCGACGAACGAGCCGCCGGAACGGTCTTTGCCAGCGGCGCGGCCGTCGTCCTCCTGAAGCGGGTGGAGGATGCGCTTCGTGACGGCGACCACATCTTCGCGGTGATCCGCGGCTATGGCGTCAACAACGACGGGTCGGAGAAGGTCGGGTTCACAGCGCCGAGCGTCGCTGGCCAGGCCGGGGCCATTGCTGCAGCGCTGGCGGGCGCCGACGTCGATCCTGCGACCATCGGCTATGTCGAATGCCACGGCACGGCGACGCCACTCGGCGATCCAATCGAATTCGGAGGCTTGCGCGCCGCCTTTGCCGAAACGAACGAGCGGCGGGGATCATGCGCACTCGGGTCGGTGAAGGGTACGGTCGGCCATCTTGATGCGGCGGCCGGCGTCACGAGCCTCATCAAGGCGGCGTTGGCACTCCAGCACGCAAAGATCCCCGGTTTACCCAACTTCACGCGCCCCAATCCGCGCATCGACCTCGACGGGAGCCAGTTCTACATCCCCACGGAAATGACCGACTGGCCAGAGGGGGAGGGTCCGAGACGGGCGGGCGTGAGCTCCTTCGGGGTCGGCGGGACCAATGTCCATGTCGTCGTCGAGGAGGCACCGGTCCGCGGGGAGGCGGCGGGCGATCCCCCCCGCGGCCCATTCATTCTCCCCCTGTCGGCGCGCAATGAAGCGGCGCTGGCGGCGATGCGCCTCAACCTGCGAGACCATCTTGCAAAGATGCCCGATGGTACATTGGCGGCCGTCGCCCATACGCTCCAGACCGGCCGACGGGCCTTCGCGCATCGCTCCGCGATCGTTGCCAACAGCGTCAGCGACGCGGTAGAGCGCCTAGGGTCCGAACGCGTAGCGAGCGCAGTCGCCTCCGATCGCCCGCCCGTCGTCTTCATGTTTCCGGGCCAGGGCTCGCAATATGTCGGAATGGGTGCCGTGCTTTACAATTGCGAGCCGGAATTCACGCGCTGGATCGATCGCGGCACTGAAATCCTGCGTGCGTCCCTCAAGACCGACCTTCGCGATTTTATCTGTCACGCCGGCGCAGTCTCGCAGGCGATGGCGGACGAGCAGCGCGAGACGCGGATTGCCCAACCCTGCCTGTATCTGGTCGAGTACGCGCTGGCGCGGTTGTGGATGAGCAGGGGGCTCAAGCCGAGCGCGATGATCGGCCATAGCGTCGGCGAGTTCGTTGCCGCGACGCTCGCCGATGTCATCTCCTTCGAGGATGGCCTCCGTCTGGTGGCCGCCCGCGGCCGCCTCATGCAGGCGCAGCCGCAGGGCGCGATGGTCTCCGTGCGTGCGGACGTCGAGACCGTGACGATGCACCTACGCGAGGATGTGGAGATCGCGGCGATCAACGCGCCCAAGCTCTGCGTCGTTTCCGGAACGTTCGCCGGCGTCGATGCGACCTGTGCGGCCCTCGAAGCATCCGGGATCGCCTTCAGCCGGTTGCATACCTCGCACGCCTTCCATTCCGCGATGATGGACGGAGTGACCGACGCGCTGCGCGAGGAAACCGCCAGGGTCACCTACGGAACGGCGAACCTGCCGTATGTCTCCTGTGTCAGCGGCAGCTGGCAAACGGTCGAGCAGGGCATGTCGCCGGACTACTGGGCGCGTCATTGCCGGGCGGCGGTGCGATTTTCGCAGGGGCTCGAAACTCTCAGCCGGGAGCAGAAGCCGGTGCTGCTCGAGGTCGGCCCAGGGCGCACGCTCTCGGTCTTTGCCGCTCAGACACTGAGCCGTGATGCCACCCATGCTATCGTTCAGTCGCTGCCGGAACACGATCGCGCCCATGCCGCGAGCGAGACGCTTGCAGAGGCGCATGGCAAGCTCTGGACGGCGGGTTGCGATCTCGACTGGCCGGAGAAACCCGGGCCGCAGCCGTCAAAGCTGCTCCTGCCGACCTATCCATTCCAGCGTCAGCGGCACTGGATCGATGCGCCGCAATCGGTCCGGCGCGCCGGCGACCACGCCTCGGCGGCACCGGCACTGACTGCCGAGAGACCTGCATCCATTGCGTCAGCCCCATCGATCGAGGGAAGTCCCACCATGGAAGTCGTCAAACCAATACCCGTGGCCAGCCGCGCTCCCAAGCTTGAGGCCTCGTTGTTGAACGTCTTGGCCGATATGTCCGGCGAGGCACTCGGGGCAGGGGACTCGACGGCGACCTTCCTGGAGCTGGGTTTCGATTCCCTGTTCATCGGACAGTTCGCGCAGCGGATCGAAAAGGATTACAAGATCAAGCTCTCCTTCCGCGAATTGCTGAGCAATATCCCGACCGTCCGGGATCTGGCGCGCCACCTTGACCAGCAACTGCCGCCGGAACCGGCAAACTCGGCCGAAGCGGTGGCCGCGGAACCCGCCAGTGCGGCTCGGGTCGCCGTGCCGCCGGCGCCATCGGCGCCCGCTCCAACCGCCGCCTTCAGCGCACCGACGGCGAGCGCGCCGCCCGCGAGCGCCAGCGGTCTTGAAGGGATCTTGCAGTCTCAACTTCTGATGGTGCAGTCGATTCTCTCGCAGCAGCTCCAGGTCTTGCAGGCGGGTACCGCGGAGCGCGCGCTGTCCGCGGCAGCGCCCGTTGCGACGACGGTACAGCCCATGCCTATGCCGGTGACGGCGGAAGCGGCACGGGCCGTGGGCGATGGCGATGTCGGCGCGCAGCGGATCAAGCTCTACAGCCCCGGCGCCAAGAACGCGGCTTCCGAGATGACACCCGAGAAGCACGCCTTCGTAGCCGAGCTGATCACTGCCTACGAGGCGCGCAATCCGAAATCCAAGAGCTTCACGGACCGCAACAGGCGGTGGCTTGCCGATCCGCGCACGGCCGCCGGCTTTCGGCAGGACTGGAAAGAGATCGTCTTCCCGGTCGTGTCCGATCGGTCGAAGGGCTCCCGTATCTGGGACATCGACGGCAACGAATACATCGACCTGGTCAACGGCATGGGGCAGACCGCCTTCGGCCATGCGCCCGATTTCGTGACCGAGGCGATAAAGTCCCAGGTGGATGCGGGCTTCGCCATCGGTCCGCAGACGCCGCTTGCCGGCGAAGTCGCCGAGCTGGTTGCGGCGATGACCGGACATGAGCGCGTGACCTTCTGCAACACCGGATCGGAAGCGGTGATGGCCGCGATGCGCGTCGCCCGCACAGTGACCGGCCGAGACAGGATCGTCGTCTTCGGCAACGATTATCACGGCCAGTTCGACGAGGTTCTGGTGAAGGGAAGGAACCGTGGAGGCACACCGGTCGCGCTGCCGGTCGCGGCGGGGATTCCGGCGGCCTCCGTCACCAACATGACCGTGCTTCGCTACGGCGACGCCGAGAGTCTCGACTGGATCCGCGCCAATGCCGGAGAGATTGCCGCGGTCATCATCGAACCCGTGCAGAGCCGGCATCCGGAGCTGCGTCCGCAGGCGTTCGTGCGGTCTTTGCGCGAGATCGCAACGGCGTCCGAATTCGCGCTCGTCTTCGACGAGGTCGTCACCGGTTTCCGGGTCGATCCGGGCGGCATGCAGGCGATCTGGGGAATCAAGGGCGACATGGCGACCTACGGCAAGGTCGTCGGCGGCGGCATGCCGATCGGCCTGCTGGTCGGCGACAGCCGGTTCATGGATGCGCTCGACGGCGGCCACTGGAGCTATGGCGACGATTCCGTGCCGATGACCGCGCCGACCTTCTGCGCGGGCACGTTCGTTCGCCATCCGGTGGTTCTCGCTGCGGCCCGTGCCGTGCTGCAGCATATTAAGGGCGACGGCGCCGCTCTGTATGGACGGGTGGCCGAACGCACTGAGGCGCTGGTGGCTGAGGTCAACGCCGATCTCGCGCGGCGCGGCATTCCCAATGTCGTCCAAAGCTACAAGAGTTGGTTCGTCACCGATTTCGGCAGGGACGATCCGTTGGGCACGCTGCTCTATGCGAAGATGCGCATGCTCGGCATCCACATCCAGGACGGCTACCCCTGCTTCCTCACGACGGCCCATAGCGAAGCGGATTTCCAGGCGATCGCTGCCGCGTTCCGTGAAAGCCTTGATGCATTTCAGGCGGTCGGCATTCTCGGTACGCCGCCTGCGGAGTTTGCCTCCCCACCGCAGACGTCGACCCCGCGGGCGGCCCGTCCTTCGGCGGCTCCTTTGACGGAGGCGCAGAAGGAGATCTGGCTGGCGGCGCAAGCCGGGGACGGTGCGTCATGCGCGTTCAACGAATCCTTCACGATGACGATCGACGGGCAGCTTGACGAAGAGAAGCTTCGCCAGGCCCTCAAGACCGTCATCGCGCGGCACGACGCCCTGCAGATCCGGTTCGGCAGAGCGGGAGATCATTTCGAGTTCATTCCCGACTTCGATCTCGATATCGGTCACGTCGATCTCGTCGGGGATGCCGATCGTGAAGCGCTGTTCGCCCGGTTTCTTGAAGACGATGCGCACACGCCCTTCGATCTGGCAGAAGGCCCGCTCGCCCGGGCATGCATCCTGCACATGGAACCCCAGAGCCACCGGCTGGTGTTCACCGCCCACCACATCGTGTGCGACGGCTGGTCCGTCAATGTTCTCGTCGAGGAACTGGCGAAGGCCTATTCCACCCTGGTCGATGGCGCGACGCCAGACCTGCCCGCGGCCCTGTCCTTCGCGACCTATGCCACGGATCTTGCGCCAAAGGCGGAAATGTCAAACGCGACCGAGCGCTTCTGGCTCGATCAATTCGCGGAGGTCCCGGACCTGCCGGACCTGCCGCTCGACCACCCCCGCCCGGAGCGCCGGAATTTTGCCGGCGGGACCGTGCACGGGCAGATTGAAGCCGATGACTACAAGGCTCTGAAGAAAGCCGGTGCCAAGGCTGGTGCGACGTTGTTCTCCACACTGCTTGCAGCGCTTCAGATGGTGATCTCCCGTCTTTCCGGGCAGGACGACATCGTCGTCGCCGTACCCTCGGCCGGCCAGAGCCTGCTCGACGGCCAGACGCTCGTCGGCCATTGCGTCAACCTGCTGCCACTGCGCCAGCAGGTGGATGCAAGCATGCGGTTCGACGCACATCTGAAAGCCACGCAGCAACTCGTGATCAATGCCTTCGAGCATCAGGACTACACCTATGGCACCCTGGTGCGGAAGCTCGGCATCAAGCGCGACATGCACCGCCTGCCGTTGACCGAGATTCAATTCAACCTGGAGAGAGTGCCGGAAAATCTGGACTTCGGAGGCCTCGAGACGCGGATCGCCTCGAACGGCAAGGCTTTCTCCAACTTCGACATGTTCTTCAACCTGACCGAGGGCCCGCAGGGCGTGCGCATCGACGTCGATTATAATGCCGAGGTCTTCGATAGAGGCACGGTCGAACGCTGGATCGGCCATCTTGTAACCCTCGCCGGTGCGCTTGCCGAGGACATAACCAGGCCGATCGGCCAGCTTCCGCTGATGCGCGCAAGCGAGAAGAACTGGCTGGTCCACACGCTCAACGACAGCGCGGCGGACTATGATCGCGACGCCTTCGTGTTCTCGCTTTTTGCGGAAAAGGTTAAGGCCCAGCCCGATGCAGCGGCCGTCGAGCACGACGGGCAAGTGCTAACCTACGCGGAACTCGATCGCCGTTCCGACCAACTCGCCACCTATATCCAGGAGGTGGTGCCCGATCCTGGGCTGAGGATTGCGGTGCTGGTCGAGCGCTCGCTCGACATGGTCGTTGCGTTGATCGCCATCATGAAATCCGGGCATGCTTACGTGCCGCTCGATCCAGCGCACCCGGAAAACCGACTCGCCCAGACGCTAGAGATCGCACGCGTGGCGGCCGTCATCTGCGATAGCGAAAAATCCGCGGGGCTTGCAGGATCGCAGCTCCAGGCCATTCGACTGGACAGGGACGCCGACGCCATCGCGGCCGTCCGAAGTGCACCAAAGCTGCCCACCGACACAACATCGGCCGCCTACGTCATCTTCACGTCGGGTTCTACAGGGGCACCCAAAGGCGTGGAAGTGTCGCACAGGGCGCTCGTCAACTTCCTGGTGTCTATGGCGAAGGAACCGGGTCTGACCGATCGCGACACCATCGTCGCCGTCACCACGATCTCCTTCGATATCGCAGGCCTGGAGCTGTATCTGCCGCTGATCACGGGGGGACGCGTCGTACTGGCGGGCCGCCAGGCGGTACGGGACGGCTTTGCGCTCGTGCGCCTCGTCGAGCAGTGCAATGCCACCGTGCTGCAGGCGACGCCGACGCTGTGGCAGATGCTCGTGGAAGCGGGCCTCAAGCGCCCCGGGCTCAAGATGCTCTGTGGCGGCGAACCGTTGCCGAAGGCGCTGGCCGAAACCTTGCTCGCCACCGGCGGCGAACTCTGGAACATGTACGGACCGACGGAAACGACGATCTGGTCCTCCGTCGGGAAGATTGATGCAGCCGACGGGCCGATCACGATCGGTCACCCGATTGCCAATACGCAGCTTCATATTCTTGACCGGACCGGCAGTATTGCGGCGATCGGTGTTACCGGTGAGCTCCACATCGGCGGCGAGGGATTGGCGAACGGCTACTTCGATCGTCCCGACCTCACCGAAAAAGCCTTCGTCGAGATCGACATCGGCACCGGCACGCCACAGCGCTTCTATCGGACGGGTGACGTCGGCAGACGGCTTGTCGATGGCTCCCTGCAATTGCTCGGCCGCCGCGACCAACAGATCAAACTGCGTGGCTTCCGTATCGAACTCGGCGACATCGAAGCCGTCATGGCACGCGCACCCGGCATTCGCCAATGCGCCGTCGTCGCGGCGCATAACGGTCGGGGCGAAAAGCACCTCGTCTGCTACCTGGTGGTCGAGGAAGGCGGCAGCCGCCCCAGCAACGCGCAACTCTCTGCCCACGCGGAAGCTAACCTTCCTGCCCACATGGTTCCGACCTTCTGGGCATTCGAGGAGACGCTCCCGCAGACGGCCAACGGCAAGCTGGATCGGAAGGCCCTCGAACAACGGGGCTTGCCGCAGCGCGCGGCGACCGTGATCCGGGTGCCGCCCCGCACGCCGATGGAGGAGCGACTCTGCACCATCTGGCGCGAGGTGCTGAATTCCGACGATATCGGCGTGGAGGACAATCTCTACGCGCTGGGCGCCGACTCGCTCGTCATCTTCCGCATCGCGGCACGTATGCTGGACAGCGGCCTCGAACTCGAGGCGAAGCATCTGATGATGCATCCCTCGGTGGCCGAACTCGCGGCCTTCGCCGAGGCTCGCAATGAGACGGATGGGACGCTTCCCCATCCCTCTGTTCCCTCGCTGAGGGATTTCCGCAATGGCGCGCGCCGCCGCATCGAACAGGTGACACGGGCATGA